The following DNA comes from Fervidobacterium gondwanense DSM 13020.
AGTTTGAAGGAATGATGGCAGAGTTTGCAAAGGAATTGTTGGTTACCGTATTTGTCATGACCGTTTTTGTAAAAGCTGGTGGAATAACGTTTTGGCAAGAGAGCATTGAGTTATCCCTATCGGGATACCTCCTTTGTCAAGAGTAGGTTGGGGGGTGTCCCATCTTTATAAGAATAATGCGGTTTTTGGAAAGTTTCAATACTTTTAGTTAACATTATC
Coding sequences within:
- a CDS encoding IS1/IS1595 family N-terminal zinc-binding domain-containing protein, whose translation is MPKRYSTSFYKNGHDKYGNQQFLCKLCHHSFKLSHSHKHKNFSFPYPKCPSCGRSKVFG